In a single window of the Methanolobus psychrophilus R15 genome:
- a CDS encoding alanine dehydrogenase, whose translation MGILWLNQSDVKSVLDMASAMLAVESGFREHGLRKVQMPPKSYLYFKRHNGDLRTMPSFMEEQDIAGVKIVNVHPDNREKGLPSVMAVVVLNSTETGAPLAIMDGTYLTDMRTGAAGGVAAKYLARSDSNVVGMVGTGDQARTQLLALSQSMDIEQVRITCRNLSNCASFEKEMAPVVNCDFVRTGSIKEVCECDILVTTTPVRSPIVKSEWIREGTHINAIGADATGKQELESYLLKRAKVVVDDIIQASHSGEVNVPISSGVFSQADIHAELGEVIAGTKPGRENDEEITIFDSTGLAVQDLVTADMVYHKALTAGIGKRMRLF comes from the coding sequence ATGGGTATATTATGGCTTAACCAGTCTGATGTTAAAAGCGTGCTTGATATGGCATCAGCAATGCTTGCTGTAGAATCCGGATTCAGGGAGCATGGTCTCAGGAAGGTGCAGATGCCTCCAAAGTCCTATCTTTATTTCAAAAGACACAATGGAGACCTGCGCACCATGCCATCTTTCATGGAGGAACAGGACATAGCCGGTGTCAAGATTGTGAACGTGCACCCTGATAACAGAGAGAAAGGTCTTCCCAGTGTAATGGCGGTCGTTGTGCTCAATTCCACAGAAACCGGCGCACCTCTTGCTATTATGGATGGTACCTACCTGACCGATATGCGTACAGGTGCCGCAGGTGGTGTTGCTGCAAAATATCTCGCGCGCTCCGATTCGAATGTAGTGGGCATGGTGGGTACCGGGGACCAGGCACGTACCCAGTTGCTTGCGCTCTCGCAGTCCATGGATATAGAGCAGGTAAGGATCACCTGCAGGAACCTCAGCAATTGTGCCTCTTTCGAGAAGGAGATGGCTCCGGTCGTGAATTGTGATTTTGTCCGCACTGGAAGCATAAAGGAAGTTTGCGAATGCGATATCCTTGTAACGACAACTCCTGTCAGAAGTCCCATAGTGAAGTCCGAATGGATTCGCGAAGGTACACACATCAACGCCATCGGAGCCGATGCCACAGGAAAGCAAGAGCTAGAGTCTTATCTGCTTAAAAGGGCCAAAGTAGTCGTTGATGATATAATACAAGCGTCCCACTCAGGAGAGGTCAATGTGCCCATCTCCTCTGGCGTTTTCTCGCAAGCCGATATTCATGCAGAGCTCGGTGAGGTCATTGCAGGCACCAAACCAGGAAGGGAAAACGACGAAGAGATAACCATATTCGACTCCACAGGTCTTGCAGTGCAGGATCTTGTGACTGCTGACATGGTCTATCACAAGGCACTGACAGCGGGGATAGGGAAGAGAATGAGGTTGTTCTAA